One Kryptolebias marmoratus isolate JLee-2015 linkage group LG21, ASM164957v2, whole genome shotgun sequence DNA segment encodes these proteins:
- the abca4a gene encoding retinal-specific phospholipid-transporting ATPase ABCA4a isoform X6, with the protein MGPGGQVRLLLWKNWTVRRRQRIRFLVEIMWPVVLFMGLVWLRRVNPLYRQHECHFPNKAMPSAGVLPWIQGIFCNANNPCFQFPTRGESPGLVSNYNNSILARFYSDADELLLSDPEVLQVGRLWRELNAMSAFMDTLRSHPEKISGRGVKVEAILKDDETLTSFLLRDVPLSESVVDHLVQAQIRPEQFAFGVPDLHLKDIACSPDLLERFLVFRSRRGLYAVRNAMCALTPQRLQIMEDRFYANVDFFKLLRLLPRVLDNYSDGINIHFWVRVVSAASDKLRELFHRSSSKELLQVVTPLFQKSLSFRQVMAAASSLVCGYTEGAFSRVTSFNWYEDNNYKAFLGISSGWAKGDYKYDNSTTPFCNDLMQELESNPATRIIWKSVKPMLMGRILYAPDSPAVRQIIRNANTTFEELERLKTMGKAWEEVAPQIWAFFQDGVQVKMIRDTIRNPSVMDFIDRSLEEALFSSRDILNFLHNGPPEDRQDDMPDFDWRDVFNLTDRVVRMLNQYGDCLILDKFMALPDEDAVTHRALDLLEEGKFWAGLVFVNMFSWSTSVPPHVKFKIRMDVDTVERTNKVKDRYWDPGPRADPLDDLRYVWGGFAYLQDIVEHGVIRTHTGKEWPLGVYLQQMPYPCYVDDLFMLTLNRCFPVFMVLAWVYSVSMIVKSIVLEKELRLKETLKTMGVTNGVIWSTWFTDSFFMMGTSTALLTAIIMGGRVLNYSNPVILFLFLLTFTTATIMQCFLLSVFFNQANLAAACSGIVYFSLYLPHIFCFTWQDRITKDTKILVSLLSQVAFGFGTEYLSRYEEQGMGLQWDNIQTSPLEGDEFSFLTSMCMMGLDTVLYAVLAWYLDNVFPGQYGIGRPFYFPFLPCYWLNSVAPASGNDKMELETKGFDNLANKEQGELQKKSEEENQVQPETKEEIPSCEHLDGSPGTDKNQENDAERLFFEADPADLVKGVCIQNLVKVFAGSSTPAVDSLSINFYESQITAFLGHNGAGKTTTMSILTGMFPPTSGTATIYGKDIHTDMDSIRMSLGMCPQHNILFQHMTVAEHILFYSLLKGSPLAKAEEEVENMVQDLGFPHKRAELIQNLSGGMQRKLSVALAFVGGAKVVILDEPTSGVDPYSRRSIWDLLLKYRAGRTMIMSTHHMDEADLLSDRVAIISQGRLYCCGSPIFLKNCFGAGFYLTLVRRMHHNDLKVVRLREINFWFYFILQGSCDCTQNCSCKCSKCSRIKADREENPSADRQLDGNVDSITALVHHHVPQARLIEAIGQELTFLLPNQDFQPRAYASLFRELEETLVDIGLSSFGVSDTSLEEIFLKVTADGNASSRKCKQESNGQGPGAVPEGGAGRGSYQVRGPFLTVKQFFALLIKRWHHASRSCKDFIAQIVLPASFVFLALMFTLIVPPFGEYPSLTLSPWMYGRQYTFFSNERPIDPDMRYFGEVLLDKPGFGTRCMVDEPLEDFPCNNITTEWEMPLVNPALIERLEGPKWTNLRPSPECQCSTPERLTMLPVCSEGAGGLPPPRRIQSTGDVLMDLTGRNISDYLVKTYPGLIRTSLKSKYWVNEQRYGGISVGGQLPVLGVQPKTLQDAAAQLGRLLNVTGGKYSKQTLGDIGTFLRYMETENSVKVWYNNKGWHAMVAFMNVANNAVLRANLPKGANLDEYGITAINHPLNLTKEQLSEITVLTTSVDAVVAICVIFALSFVPASFVLYLIQERATQAKHLQFVSGVSPLVYWTANFLWDMVNYSISAAMVVNTFMFFEKRCYTSPTNLQPLVALLMLYGWSVTPMMYPMSYVFSVPSTAYVSLSCINLFIGINSSAVTFILDLFESSTALYRFNQMLKTALLIFPHYCLGRGLIDMAMNQAVTDVYARFGEDYSPDPFNWDFIGRNLFCMAAEGFLYFILNILFQYRFFLDHWIPDNPKPHILDEDKDVAEERERIHQSGRTNDILHVKGLSKIYRGTVTPAVDRICVGVSPGECFGLVGVNGAGKTTTFKMLTGDIDVTSGEAMVSGYSILTNILDVHQNMGYCPQFDAIDELLTGREHLHLYARLRGVPEAEISRVAEWAIQELGLSEYAGRSAGTYSGGNRRKLSTAISMIGCPALVLLDEPTTGMDPLSRRFLWNSIMSVIQDNRAVVLTSHSMEECEALCTRLAIMVNGSFKCLGTIQHLKYKFGDGYVVTMKIRAAKPGSPPDLNPAEAFMESTFPGCIQREKHHNTLQYKISSSSLARIFQMVLANKDKLNIEDYSVSQTTLDQVFVNFAKQQSREDDAIVLHPKAAGAERYIETAAVRPRSK; encoded by the exons GTCGGGGAGTGAAGGTGGAGGCAATCCTGAAGGACGACGAAACCCTGACGTCATTCCTGCTGAGAGACGTTCCTCTGTCAGAGTCTGTGGTGGATCATCTCGTTCAGGCCCAGATCAGGCCCGAACAG TTCGCTTTCGGGGTCCCGGACCTTCATCTGAAGGACATCGCCTGCAGCCCGGACCTCCTGGAACGCTTCCTGGTGTTCCGGAGCCGCAGGGGACTGTACGCTGTCCGGAACGCCATGTGCGCCCTGACCCCGCAGCGGCTGCAGATCATGGAGGACCGGTTCTACGCCAACGTTGACTTCTTCAAACTCCTCCGGCTG CTTCCTCGCGTTCTGGACAATTACTCTGACGGCATCAACATTCACTTCTGGGTCCGGGTTGTCTCCGCCGCCTCAGACAAACTGCGAGAG CTGTTCCACAGGAGTAGCTCGAAGGAACTGCTCCAGGTGGTGACCCCTCTCTTCCAGAAGAGTCTGTCCTTCAGGCAGGTGATGGCTGCCGCCTCCAGCCTGGTATGTGGCTACACCGAGGGGGCCTTCTCCCGGGTCACGTCCTTTAACTGGTACGAGGACAATAACTACAAAGCCTTCCTGGGTATCAGCAGTGGCTGGGCTAAGGGTGACTATAAATACGACAACAGCACCA ctccTTTCTGCAATGATTTGATGCAGGAGCTGGAGTCCAACCCTGCCACCAGGATCATTTGGAAGTCTGTGAAGCCGATGCTGATGGGACGGATCCTCTACGCTCCAGACTCTCCAGCTGTCAGGCAGATCATACGAAAC GCGAACACCACATttgaggagctggagaggctgAAGACGATGGGGAAGGCCTGGGAGGAAGTGGCTCCACAGATCTGGGCTTTTTTTCAAGATGGAGTCCAAGTCAAGATGATCAGG GACACAATCCGCAATCCGTCTGTGATGGATTTCATCGACCGGAGTCTGGAAGAGGCGCTGTTTTCCTCCAGAGACATTCTCAACTTCCTGCACAATGGACCGCCAGAGGACCGTCAGGATGACATGCCGGATTTTGACTGGCGAGACGTCTTCAACCTCACTGACCGGGTTGTCCGGATGCTCAACCAGTACGGGGAC TGTTTGATTCTTGATAAATTCATGGCTCTGCCCGATGAAGACGCCGTCACCCATCGGGCCTTGGACCTGTTGGAGGAAGGCAAGTTCTGGGCGGGTCTCGTCTTCGTCAACATGTTCTCCTGGAGCACCAGCGTTCCACCTCATGTGAAGTTCAAGATCCGTATGGATGTAGACACAGTGGAACGCACCAACAAAGTCAAAGACAG GTACTGGGACCCAGGCCCCAGAGCTGACCCCTTGGACGACCTTCGCTACGTGTGGGGAGGCTTTGCTTACCTTCAGGACATCGTGGAGCATGGGGTCATCAGGACGCATACAGGGAAGGAGTGGCCTTTGGGCgtttacctgcagcagatgcCCTACCCTTGTTATGTGGACGATCT GTTCATGCTGACACTAAACCGCTGTTTCCCCGTCTTCATGGTGCTGGCCTGGGTCTACTCCGTGTCCATGATCGTGAAGAGCATTGTTCTGGAGAAGGAGCTCCGCTTGAAGGAGACCCTGAAGACCATGGGGGTCACCAACGGGGTCATTTGGTCCACTTGGTTTACCGACAGCTTCTTCATGATGGGCACCAGCACAGCCCTCCTTACAGCCATCATCATG GGAGGAAGGGTTCTGAACTACAGCAACCCAGTcatcctcttcctgttcctgctcACCTTCACTACAGCTACCATCATGCAGTGCTTCCTCCTGAGCGTCTTCTTCAACCAGGCTAATTTAGCAGCGGCCTGCAGCGGCATCGTCTACTTCAGCCTCTACCTGCCCCACATCTTCTGCTTCACCTGGCAGGACCGCATCACCAAGGATACCAAGATCCTGGTG AGTCTGCTGTCCCAAGTGGCATTCGGCTTCGGCACAGAGTATCTATCCCGGTACGAGGAGCAAGGCATGGGTCTGCAGTGGGACAACATCCAGACCAGCCCCCTGGAGGGAGACGAGTTCTCCTTCCTCACCTCCATGTGCATGATGGGCCTGGACACGGTGCTGTACGCTGTCCTGGCCTGGTACCTGGACAACGTCTTCCCTG GTCAGTATGGAATTGGTCGTCCATTTTACTTCCCCTTCCTGCCCTGTTATTGGCTCAACAGTGTTGCTCCAGCTTCag GCAACGACAAGATGGAGCTGGAGACTAAAGGCTTTGACAACCTGGCAAACAAGGAACAaggagagctgcagaaaaaatCCGAGGAGGAAAATCAGGTCCAACCCGAAACGAAGGAAGAGATCCCCTCATGTGAGCACCTCGACGGGTCGCCTGGGACGGATAAGAACCAGGAGAACGATG CAGAACGGCTCTTCTTCGAGGCAGATCCAGCAGATCTGGTGAAGGGCGTTTGCATCCAAAACCTGGTCAAAGTGTTCGCCGGTTCCTCCACACCGGCTGTTGATAGCCTCAGCATCAACTTCTACGAGAGCCAGATTACTGCCTTTCTGGGCCACAACGGAGCTGGAAAAACCACCACCAT GTCCATCTTGACAGGAATGTTCCCTCCCACCTCAGGGACAGCCACCATTTATGGCAAGGACATCCACACGGACATGGACAGCATTCGGATGTCTTTGGGAATGTGCCCTCAACACAACATCCTTTTTCAGCA TATGACCGTGGCGGAGCATATTCTCTTCTACTCGCTGCTGAAAGGCAGTCCGCTTGCCAAGGCCGAGGAAGAGGTCGAGAACATGGTGCAGGATCTGGGCTTCCCCCACAAGAGAGCTGAACTGATCCAGAACCTCTCAG GGGGCATGCAGAGGAAGTTGTCAGTCGCCCTGGCCTTTGTTGGTGGAGCCAAGGTGGTGATCCTGGATGAGCCCACATCTGGAGTGGACCCTTACTCCAGACGATCAATTTGGGACCTGCTGCTCAAATACCGTGCAG GACGCACGATGATCATGTCCACTCACCACATGGATGAGGCCGACCTGCTGAGTGACCGGGTGGCCATTATCTCCCAGGGTCGCCTTTACTGCTGTGGCTCCCCCATCTTCCTGAAGAACTGCTTCGGCGCTGGCTTCTACCTCACCCTCGTTCGCCGAATGCATCATAACGACCTCAAG gtgGTGAGGCTGAGGGAAATaaatttctggttttatttcatccTGCAGGGCAGCTGCGACTGCACACAGAACTGCTCCTGTAAATGCTCAAAGTGTTCAAGAATTAAAGCCGACCGGGAAGAAAATCCGTCCGCAGACAGACAGCTGGACG GTAACGTGGACAGCATCACAGCCTTGGTCCACCATCACGTGCCTCAGGCTCGGCTCATCGAGGCCATTGGCCAGGAGCTCACCTTTCTGCTGCCCAATCAGGACTTCCAGCCCAGGGCCTACGCCAGCCTCTTCAGGGAGCTGGAGGAAACTCTGGTGGACATCGGCCTCAGCAGCTTTGGTGTGTCTGACACATCACTGGAGGAG ATCTTCCTGAAGGTCACAGCAGATGGGAACGCTTCCAGCAGGAAGTGTAAACAAG AGTCTAACGGTCAGGGTCCGGGGGCGGTCCCAGAGGGCGGTGCAGGACGGGGATCCTACCAGGTCCGAGGCCCGTTTCTGACCGTCAAACAGTTCTTTGCTCTGCTGATCAAGAGGTGGCACCACGCCTCGCGCTCCTGCAAAGACTTCATTGCCCAG aTTGTGCTTCCAGCCAGTTTTGTCTTCCTGGCGCTGATGTTTACGTTGATAGTTCCACCTTTTGGAGAGTATCCCAGTCTGACCCTCAGCCCCTGGATGTATGGGCGACAGTACACCTTCTTCAG CAATGAGCGTCCCATTGATCCCGACATGAGATACTTCGGTGAAGTTTTGCTGGACAAGCCTGGGTTTGGGACTCGCTGCATGGTAGATGAACCACTGGA GGATTTCCCGTGTAACAACATCACCACGGAGTGGGAGATGCCCCTGGTGAACCCTGCCCTGATAGAAAGACTGGAAGGCCCAAAGTGGACCAACCTAAGACCGTCTCCAGAATGTCAGTGCAGCACTCCTGAAAGACTCACCATGCTTCCTGTGTGTTCGGAGGGAGCTGGAGGCCTGCCACCTCCACGG aggaTCCAATCAACAGGAGACGTCCTCATGGACCTAACTGGTAGGAACATCTCTGACTACCTGGTAAAGACGTATCCCGGCCTCATCAGAACCAG CTTGAAAAGCAAATACTGGGTGAACGAACAAAG GTATGGAGGCATATCAGTGGGTGGACAGCTTCCTGTTTTAGGAGTCCAGCCGAAGACCCTTCAGGATGCAGCAGCTCAGCTTGGACGACTTCTTAATGTCACTGGG gGCAAATACTCCAAACAGACACTTGGGGACATTGGGACATTCCTCAGGTACATGGAGACTGAAAACAGTGTCAAG GTGTGGTATAACAACAAGGGCTGGCACGCCATGGTGGCTTTCATGAATGTTGCCAACAATGCCGTTCTCCGTGCAAATTTACCCAAAGGAGCTAATCTGGACGAATATGGAATCACCGCCATCAACCATCCTCTGAACCTGACCAAGGAGCAGCTCTCTGAGATCACTGT ACTGACCACCTCAGTGGATGCAGTGGTGGCCATTTGTGTCATCTTTGCCTTGTCCTTCGTCCCAGCCAGCTTCGTCCTCTACCTCATCCAGGAGAGGGCCACTCAGGCCAAACACCTGCAGTTCGTCAGTGGAGTCAGCCCTCTGGTGTACTGGACGGCCAACTTCCTGTGGGACATG GTGAATTACTCCATCAGTGCAGCCATGGTGGTGAACACCTTCATGTTCTTTGAGAAGAGATGTTACACCTCCCCAACCAACCTGCAGCCACTTGTTGCCCTGCTTATGCTCTACGG CTGGTCTGTGACACCCATGATGTACCCCATGTCCTACGTCTTCAGTGTCCCCAGCACGGCCTACGTCTCTCTGTCGTGTATCAACCTGTTCATTGGCATCAACAGCAGCGCCGTCACCTTCATCCTGGACCTCTTTGAGAGCTCCACA GCTCTGTACAGATTCAACCAGATGTTGAAGACAGCGCTGCTCATCTTTCCTCATTACTGCCTGGGCAGGGGGCTCATCGACATGGCCATGAACCAAGCCGTGACGGATGTTTACGCTCGCTTTG GTGAGGATTACAGCCCAGACCCCTTCAACTGGGACTTCATTGGGAGGAACTTGTTCTGCATGGCGGCTGAGGGCTTTCTCTACTTTATCCTCAACATACTCTTTCAGTATCGCTTCTTCCTGGACCACTG GATTCCAGACAATCCGAAGCCTCACATTTTGGACGAGGATAAAGATGTGGCCGAGGAACGAGAGAGAATCCACCAGAGTGGGCGAACCAACGACATTTTACACGTAAAAGGCCTCTCCAAG aTATACAGGGGGACAGTTACCCCTGCTGTGGACCGGATCTGCGTCGGAGTGTCACCTGGAGAG tGTTTTGGTCTCGTGGGTGTAAACGGAGCAGGGAAGACCACAACATTTAAGATGCTGACAGGAGACATCGATGTGACTTCAGGAGAGGCAATGGTCTCTGGCTACAG CATTCTGACTAACATCCTGGACGTCCATCAGAACATGGGTTACTGCCCGCAGTTTGATGCCATTGATGAGCTGCTGACAGGCAGAGAACATCTCCACCTCTACGCCCGCCTCCGGGGCGTCCCGGAGGCTGAGATTAGCAGG GTAGCAGAATGGGCCATCCAGGAACTGGGCCTTTCGGAGTACGCAGGCCGAAGTGCTGGGACCTACAGCGGGGGCAACAGGAGGAAGCTCTCCACGGCCATTTCTATGATTGGCTGTCCTGCTCTGGTGCTGCTG GACGAGCCTACCACAGGTATGGACCCACTGTCCAGACGCTTCCTGTGGAACTCCATCATGAGTGTCATTCAGGATAATCGAGCAGTGGTCCTCACCTCACACAG TATGGAGGAATGCGAGGCGCTGTGCACCCGCTTGGCCATCATGGTCAACGGATCCTTCAAGTGTTTGGGAACCATTCAGCATCTCAAATACAA GTTTGGAGACGGCTACGTGGTGACCATGAAGATCAGGGCAGCCAAGCCTGGTTCCCCCCCGGACCTGAACCCGGCTGAAGCCTTCATGGAGAGCACCTTCCCCGGCTGCATCCAGAGGGAGAAACACCACAACACCCTGCAGTACaagatctcctcctcctctctggcAAGAATATTTCAGATGGTCCTGGCGAACAAGGACAAACTGAACATCGAGGATTACTCCGTGTCCCAGACCACGCTCGACCAG